The sequence AAAATTAATATGCAATTAGTCTAAAACTTCAGCAATTTTTGTAACTTTATTGCATCTTTTCAAATATGCCAGAACCTGCATTGCTATTGCACAGTTAAGGACACCGTGGATACACATGTATCTTTAAACATACCTTTTGTAACGGCTTCCTTAAACTTTTCCTTGGCAGTGTTCACTTCTTTTGTTAATTGCCTGTAACTTGATTTCAATTTTTCCAGTTCCGTTTTTGTAACCTATatgtcaacagaaaaaaaaaaaaaagatttgccatTACCCGAGTGCAATGCCCACTTTTATTCACAGGGAAGGGACTGTCTCAGCTAAATGGCAAAAGCAGAAATTCCCTTTCTGCTTGAGTATATTAATTAGACCATCTATGGACAGAATTAATTGGCTGAGACAACAGATAACACCAACGTGGAAGAGGAATTCCTCTTTAACTATTAATGTCTGGACACTGGGCAAGCGGCAAACCATTCGAAAATGGTTTGATTCCTAAAGAGATTCTATAATGCCTGGAAACATAGCCGTTTTCTGGCACTATAAAATCCTCcctcgtgcccccccccccccccccctcccatggcactgaaggggttcaaatcccttcagtgacttacctgaatccagcaccaatgtcccatcagccctgggtcaggctccacccatgctcacattaggatttccctataaggaagcattatttaattatttcctatggggaaatacctgatgctggaggtcctcgtgAGGACGTCTGGCGtgagataacggaccaaaggtaaacagccactagaggtgaagttaaaggaccactatagtgccagaaaaacaaactcgttttcctggcactatgtagtctttaggtcctccccaccccttcagccacttacctttatccagcgtcaGGCTCCCTTGGGCTCCCgggcggagccaaatgcgcatgcgcggccagagtgcgcgcgcgcgcattaaaaacacccataggaaagcattactcaatgctttcctatggaagtcagcgtcttctcactgtgattttcacagtgagaatcgcggaagcggcctctagtggctgtcagggagacagctactagaggctggattaaccctgtagtgtaaacacagcagttgcactgaaactgctatgttttcagctgcagggttaaaactagagggacctggcatacagacaacttcattgagctgaagtggtctgggtgcctatagtggtcctttaactatgggtagaatttattgcagtttctcaataactgcaagaaTTACTATTTAAGGGTTAAGGGAAATGGGACATTCaatgtgctgaagtggtctgggtgcctacagtgtccttttaactttGGCACACTACCAGTAGACTCcatcagctgtagtggttatggtgctaagagtgcccctttaatgatcTGCTAACACTTATGTAACAGAAAATGTAATTCCAAACAAgaccataattatattattttcacAGACTGATTTCCAGTTTAAAGTCACATTCCTCAAAATGTGTTGCTCTGAAGATGTGTTGTAAACTCAGCCACACCAATAATTTgaatcttctttaaaaaaaaaagagtggtaTAGTAGATAACAAGAGTAAAGTGGgatttacctaaaaaaaaaaatctactttttttttttttttttttaaattagtgtccctttaacttagtgACTCTTTGAGTGTAATCTTATTCCGAGAGTCTGCTTTCATTtgtgtttaatatttttagagTCTCCAGTGTATAAGTGGTCAGACTAGACATATAAAAAGGAAATCActttagagataaaaaaaaaataaaaaaaagtttccatCTGCCCTGTTCATGTTAAATGAAAAGCTCAGTTAGTTCTGTTTTCCTTTCATTATAAGCATGTTTATTGTATCCACTCGTTTGCCTGTAAGTCGAcctcaggggaaaaaaaaagtaggtTTGTCATGGCATTATACATGGTGCATATAACTCAAaatcagagataaaaaaaaaaaaatccataagttACACATTTACAACGAAGTGTTAAATACTCATAACTGTTTccaatttatttgaaaaaaataactggTAATTCTATTTGTTTAGAGATTTTATGTATGTACAAAGCGCACTTCAAAGGAAAGATCAAGTGGTAAATGTACACTGGAATAGTATTAATATCTGAGAATTCTACAGTTCTAGGATGGAGACAGCAGTCAGTGGAGACAAGGGCAGACCAAGGATGAAGTCAAACTAAATATCCAGCCACCCCGAGGTTCATGCAGTGTCCTGGAGACAAAGTAATTTGTTTAAACCTAGCGCAGCTAGAACCCAACAACTCCCTCAGACATGCAACGATAACCGTACCTTGCACATCTCTGCCTCTATTTGCTGATGGATACTATTGTAACTCTTCTTAACTTGCTGTTTGTCTTTGATCATGATGGAAAGACGTTGGAGCGGTCCAGCGTACAGTTCTTCTGCGTGAGCCTTCATTATTTTGCTTAGCTGTTCTGTCTGCTGTACCATGTGCAGCCATGACTATAAGAAAATACACTGATTATTAACCTgcaaagattatttaaaaaaatgcaatttaaaacAAAAGGAATTGTGCACACCATATATCGCGCGGCAGAATTCCTTGTTTAAAAGTAACTACGGTAATATAGAGCAAACAATATATATTGCCTGTTTATTCCATATTTGATCACTGAAAAGCAAGCACGCATATGTAAAGCATTAGTTATTAACATTTTCCCTTGAAATCTCCTTTAAAGAATAACTAAATCACACTCACATAGCTCAAACAatctaaaaaaatacagaatacagAGGCTAACTTAATAAAATTAGGTTAAGCTCTGTTGGCTTCCAGCAATCTCCTAGTTAGTATCTAGTAGCTTTTGAATTGCAGCCATACACTGCTGGCTACATAATACAGTGGGCTGAGAGCTTACTAGAGGAAGAACGAGGAATATTGCATAATAGGACGGTCATggaatccttccacagctatattttctataactcATTATCTATTTGTATAACTAATGTCGAATCCCAAGCTCTCTAAACAGCCCTGTTTGTTGTGATCTCTAGCAACCCCTTAGGTCACAAATGTACATATCTGCAAACAATCCTGATTTTGGCAAGACAGTCTTGATTTCTGAGTCAAGCCGCTAAAAAGAGCTTCCTAAAGTGCTGCATGAGCATGTGTTCAAACTAGCTTGAAGCTGCTCTAGGGCGGCCAATCATAGAAATGTATGCCCTGATTGTCTTTCTTGCTGGCAAGAATTAAAGCCAATATGACACACCGCTTTTGAAGCTGTGCCTCCTGGTAACATACTTCTTAATgtccttaaaaaaaaaccttagctAAATCATCAAGAGGCAAagctgagtaaaaaaaaaacaaaaaacaacatgaCATGGAAGATCTTTACGAAACAGCTACCTCGCTGAAAACCAACTCTTCCAAATCCTTGCAGGAATTCCCGTTGAGTAGATACGGCACTATGAAAGGAATAGCAGAACGAGCACGCGCTCATATGGCTCCGCTCTGCACCCGCTCCTCCCCCAATCACAATGAGGCAAAATCAGAGTCAATATAAAAGTTACTGTGGAGGTGGTTTTATACCCATAATCTGTGTACTACTCACACAGGCTTTACAATCATCCTCTCTGCACTACTAACCCCAGAAAATGCTTCAATGGAGTTTAACAGAGGAACTGTCAGTATTTAAGAAGTAACAGTTTCCTTAAGGAACAAACACTGGACACCTCATGCGGTAACCACTACCTGCTAAAATTCTAATAAATAGCAATCCATTCAGCTGTGTGCTGCAGAATATTCTCAAAACAGCATCATAAAAGCCGACTGATTGATATTAGTCCAGTCTACGTCATGTGAAACTTTTGAATGTGAGAAACAGGgaaatacagttaaaaaaaataagaacaaaacccaaaacaaaacttacactatataaaaaaataaacaaaaaaagatatcAAAAGAAAGCTTGACCCCCACTCAAAGTCAAGAAATATCATTATTGCACAGTCCGCCCAGGCAGAGATGTCCCTACCAAAATCCTAAATCTGTTCATGGTCTGAATGTGTACTGAAAGTTTCCTTATTGGGAATCACAAATCAGAGCACATTTCGTATCAAGCTATAGCCAATTTGAACTCACATTTAGTCCCTGCATAGTTTTAACTCACATTTACACAGATCACACAGTGTGTACATAATTACATGTCTCACCCCTGTAGGTGGTATTTTGTATTTTCCTTGTTTTCGGTGCTCTATCTAAAGTACACCTTATGAtgcaatagcttgtagaaccattTTTAACAGCAATAACTTGAAGAAATTGTTTTCTGTGGGAATTTATCAGTCTCTTACATCATTGGGAAGGAATTCTGGCCCACTGTATTTTACAACATTGATTTAGTTTATTAAACTTGTTGacttttgtttatgcacagctctcttaaggtcccgcCACAGCATCTCAGTCGGGTTGAGGTCTAggctttgactgggccattgctaCACCTTGATTCTTCTCTTTTCCAGCCAATCTGttttagatttgctggtgtgcttgggatcatgtCCTGTTGCATGAACCAAATTTGGCCAAGATTTAACTGTGGGAAAGATGATCACAcattctagaatactttggtatgcAGAGAAGTTCATGGTCAACTCAATTACTGCAAGGTTCCCAGATCCTGTGgttgcaaaacaagcccaaatcatcactctttccaccaccatgcttgaccgATCGTATGAAATTTTGGTATGATATGCTCAGCGTAACTGAAGAGGTTTGCCTTGCTTTGGGATGCTCCCTCCCCCAAGCAAGGCAAATCAAAGTAATCTGGAGGAGCAGCTTTGGATGACCCGGAGGTGGGTTTTACATGAAGAGTACCATGAAGAGGGGGCATGAAGTTTGAAGATAGCATCACTTGAACAGAACACAGGTGAGTAGaactatatattttacattgaatacatcatgtatcttTGTGATGTAGGGTGTATTCAATGTACATGTGAGCAATTAAAGGAAAAGTTAATATTTTCATTAGAGGTtcactttaatttaaaaacactcagcaaataaaaatattttgcccAATGCTTCTGGTGTGTACCAAAGAGATAATTTAAGTAGATCATCACTTGAAGAAGTATGTACGAATCACTGTCAGTCACATCaaatttattttgccaaatttcTCAAATGTTTAGAGTCTGATGTTGAAtcaaaagagagtgacaaagttCTAATAATGTAACCGTCCCCCTACCCCCATGCAGCCAACGTGAAGACGTAAATATAAGAACAAAATAAGATTATGCTTTTGGAAATGCAAAcagcttgtttattttgtgtgAATTAATGTCATTTTAGCAGTACCACTAGGTAGACATTGAGCTTATACTACTCCAAgtaacgacacacacacacacactaaaatgtaaaaagcatGTAGGAGAGCCTCTTGCAGTAGACTAAGCAGTAATTCACGAAGAGGTATTTTGATATCAAGGAGAAAAATAGAACGATATGGCCATATGGCCAGACCAAATCTTCATATTTTCACCTCAGCCTTCAAAGCATAGGACCGTAAAATGTTTGGACTTTGTTTTGTGTATTTGATTTGTTTCTTCCCTTGATCACTCACTACACAACTTGTTGGTTACGCTTTCACACGTATAGTATTCATATTGTACAGCAGAGTAAGTAGAATGTAAGTTATGAGAATGCATTAAATTCAAGTATCATGGCATAGATATTCTACAGAACACTTACCTTGGATACATTGCTGATGTAATCTAATTGAGGTGCATTCTCCTTGTCGACCTGGTTACAGAGGTTTTGCAAAGTGGATGCATAGTCTttgtcacttttaattctcaaaaCCATGAATTTCTTCACAGTTTCCAAGAGGCGCAGCTCCCAGTCTTGCAGTTTTAGCAAAGCATCGTGTGAAAATCGGAGCTCTCCACCAAACCCCATCTTCACCGAGGCACTGAGGAGGACTGGTGATGACAGAGAGAAATCGTTTGGTCAACACATGCCCGGAtgtctggaagaaaaaaaaagaagaagaaaagaaaatgaaaacccAAAAAACCTCAAGTCACAAAGAGGAaccaataaatgtatatttgtaattCTGCTAGCAGTGCACTTAAATGGAGAACTCCGAAATACTAGTACTATTCAATTACCAACAATACTGTGAGCATTTATGTTAGAGAAG comes from Pelobates fuscus isolate aPelFus1 chromosome 5, aPelFus1.pri, whole genome shotgun sequence and encodes:
- the FER gene encoding tyrosine-protein kinase Fer isoform X4; amino-acid sequence: MGFGGELRFSHDALLKLQDWELRLLETVKKFMVLRIKSDKDYASTLQNLCNQVDKENAPQLDYISNVSKSWLHMVQQTEQLSKIMKAHAEELYAGPLQRLSIMIKDKQQVKKSYNSIHQQIEAEMCKVTKTELEKLKSSYRQLTKEVNTAKEKFKEAVTKAPTYSAE